acacacacacacacacacacacacacacacacacacacacacacacacacacacacacacacacacacctggttgTGGACTGTCGTCCCCCTTCAGGTCCAGGTCTTTGTGAAAGTACAGTGGGTCCAGACTCTTCATGGCTCTTGACACGGCCCCTGAGGTCTGGACAGGAAATGAACAGGTCAGTGAGGCGGGTCACTTCCTGTCACTTCTTCACAGCTTCCCACCTGAGAGACATTCATCCCTAGATATCTATATCTGTATATCAGCTGATAGATTTACATGGAGGATAGAccttgttgccatggcaatgaGAGCATCCTTTCCTCCTGTGTCTGCTGATTTTTGCCTCATCCAACCAATCACAGTCCTGGAACACAAACAGTCTTTATCCGACCAATCACAGCCCaccatgtgtgttttcagaccTTACAGTAAGCAAACGCTATTAATTAATATTCAATAGGTTATTTTATCTTTAAGTGAAATATAGGGTGAACTTTATTCCCGTAAtttgaccaatcacagcccTTTCCTGAGTGTTTCAGACCTTGTAGTTCCTGTGGGCgtccatcttcctcctctggCGCCTGCTCGTCATTGGTTGGAGCTTAagcccctcctcttcctcctccagctctggGAGCGTCACTTCCTCGAAGCCGCAGCTTGCCCCGCCCCGTAACACAAGGCCACCGCCCTCCCCGCCATCCAATCCGCCCCCGCCGTCCTCAGGCCAATGAGCTTCTTCAAACTGACCTGGGCGGGCCGGAGGGGGGCGGAGCTCGTCGAAAAACACCCAGAATTCAGTCTGAAGGTGGGTGTGGCCTTTCAGCAGCGCCGACATCTGAGCCTTcagctggaaaataaataaaaaatattaataataacaataataacaccCAGGGGGAAGTCAATGGGTCaaaatattatacatattacatatacaTCATTTGATGCCTGGGTCTTCGGGTCAGTCTGGTGCTACTGGTCCAGGTTCTTCGGGTCAGTCTGGTGCTACTGGTTCTTTGGGTCAGTCTGGTGCTAAAGGTACAGGTTCTTCGGGTCGGTCTGGTGCTAATGGTACAGGTTCTTCGGGTAAGTCTGGTGCTACTGGTACAGGTTCTTTGGGTCGGCCTGGTGCTACTGGTTCTTTGGGTCAGTCTGGTGCTACTGGTACAGTTTGTACTAGTTAATAAAGAGCTGTGTGCTACCTCTGTGATGCTGTTTGGATTAAGGTCCGGACCGGTCTGCAGAGTTTTGATGATCTTCTGATAATGAGACGGATTATCTCCAAAA
This is a stretch of genomic DNA from Etheostoma cragini isolate CJK2018 unplaced genomic scaffold, CSU_Ecrag_1.0 ScbMSFa_4312, whole genome shotgun sequence. It encodes these proteins:
- the gon4l gene encoding GON-4-like protein, giving the protein MDAVTNASNSVFLSVPSQFEEQQAFERSRRFLRQLEISFGDNPSHYQKIIKTLQTGPDLNPNSITELKAQMSALLKGHTHLQTEFWVFFDELRPPPARPGQFEEAHWPEDGGGGLDGGEGGGLVLRGGASCGFEEVTLPELEEEEEGLKLQPMTSRRQRRKMDAHRNYKDCDWLDEAKISRHRRKGCSHCHGNKTSGAVSRAMKSLDPLYFHKDLDLKGDDSPQPGVCVCVCVCVCVCVCVCV